In Theileria parva strain Muguga chromosome 4 map unlocalized ctg_529, whole genome shotgun sequence, one DNA window encodes the following:
- a CDS encoding putative integral membrane protein, with protein MDNSNVAYQRKNHVLSDSSNRLKTLVKGDHEDDEDELKSVPALDTSKKDSNALEKKKPDTKVANVDDEDEVVEEGDPNRVRLCGYLQLHLYFFSLLFGGFVCYFRHHEAIKDTYPRFLKNFYLLLKRRNAHVFAEHGFKLWTNLSEKTKKTIVRYFSYGTIFLNLYPVLTSPSKPRKNKDGEVIPDPQREAQVKLNKTVIKYGSSFFRTISATLFCGLLGYDLAYNLPYLKALFTRK; from the coding sequence atggaCAACAGCAATGTGGCTTATCAGAGAAAGAATCATGTCTTATCGGATTCCTCGAATAGGCTTAAAACACTCGTTAAGGGTGATCACGAAGACGACGAAGACGAGTTGAAGAGTGTTCCAGCCTTGGATACTAGCAAAAAGGACTCAAATGCATTGGAAAAAAAGAAACCAGACACGAAGGTCGCTAATGTTGATGATGAGGATGAAGTTGTTGAGGAAGGAGACCCAAATAGAGTACGCTTGTGTGGGTACCTGCAATTACATTTGTATTTCTTTTCTTTGTTATTCGGAGGATTTGTTTGCTACTTTCGACACCACGAGGCAATAAAAGATACCTACCCGAGGTTTTTGAAGAATTTTTACCTTTTGCTCAAGAGAAGGAACGCACATGTATTTGCAGAACATGGGTTCAAATTGTGGACCAATCTTAGCGAGAAAACGAAAAAAACCATAGTAAGATATTTCAGTTATGGAACAATTTTCCTAAACCTTTATCCAGTTCTAACTTCACCTTCCAAGCCAAGGAAGAACAAAGATGGAGAGGTTATTCCCGATCCTCAAAGAGAAGCCCAGGTAAAGCTCAACAAGACTGTTATTAAATATGGTTCGTCCTTTTTCAGAACTATCTCTGCAACCCTTTTTTGTGGATTACTAGGCTATGATTTGGCGTATAACCTCCCATATCTCAAGGCTCTATTTACcagaaaataa
- a CDS encoding VIT family protein produces MVSSKSLLKHQVLPSTRQDLEEDNHGENHLEGNGSFLKTAVFGGLDGVLTMFAVVSGAVGAAVSPKKILSLSLGSLLASAFSMAYGEYVSARAELDFVNSEKAREEFEIMNCPEVEQKEMFDIYTNRYHFSKSDANILVQVSFKKKDFFLKHMMVEELGIMLDSTNSTPLKKSLLMASSFIVMGLFPLLGYLFLVLFGRGGSDGEFFTFVFTVIFSVLGSALLGYFKGKYLKQNEFLSAFYMTLNGFVVGLISYLIGLLTSVF; encoded by the exons ATGGTTTCAAGTAAATCCTTACTAAAGCATCAAGT aCTCCCATCAACACGACAAGACTTGGAAGAGGATAATCATGGCGAGAATCACCTGGAGGGTAACGGGTCTTTCTTGAAAACAGCAGTGTTTGGAGGACTAGATG GAGTCCTTACAATGTTTGCTGTCGTCTCAGGCGCAGTTGGAGCTGCAGTTTCACCCAAAAAGATCCTTTCACTGTCACTTGGAAGCCTTCTTGCTTCAGCTTTCTCCATGGCATACGGTGAATACGTTAGCGCCAGAGCTGAATTGGATTTTGTGAACTCAGAAAAGGCTCGAGAGGAATT TGAGATTATGAATTGCCCAGAGGTTGAGCAGAAAGAGATGTTTGACATATACACCAACCGGTACCACTTCTCTAAATCAGACGCAAATATACTGGTCCAAGTTTCATTTAAGAAAAAG gaTTTTTTCCTTAAACACATGATGGTTGAAGAACTAGGAATTATGCTTGACTCAACTAATTCAACACCCTTGAAAAAAA GCCTCCTGATGGCCTCAAGTTTCATAGTCATGGGATTATTCCCACTCCTCGGCTACCTATTCCTCGTACTTTTTGGACGGGGCGGAAGTGACGGCGAATTCTTCACGTTTGTGTTCACCGTAATCTTCAGTGTTCTGGGCTCTGCATTGCTAGGATACTTCAAA GGAAAATACTTGAAACAGAACGAATTCCTCTCAGCGTTTTACATGACACTTAACGGTTTCGTAGTAGGATTAATTTCATACTTGATCGGACTGTTAACCTCAGTATTTTAA
- the LZTR1 gene encoding Kelch motif family protein, with the protein MSGFSALSHVDLTTIPGAPSPRAAHTCDVVQNFLVIFGGWSGREALGDAYAFHLKKKRWYLLNLRLVESSGRRVRQSNFVMDRNNHASAVYNNELFVYAGHDGSKWLGDMFAIDVGGLEESVSGLKFGQSVDVHVRIVDGTGKVPTRRACHSMTLVGQLFYTFGGYDGNQCFNDLDVFDPTLNSWSRLGKPHGKKPAARNAHTMVTDGRNLYLLGGHSGSVHFDDVHMYSINSHTWTCLNCEGRVPPGVRGHSSAFHKGEIYLFGGYNGDVPFNTLYVFNLRSSTWSIQDVSYDEDIERRQRCTMVTLPDGLYIFGGFNGTNWLNDLHSIKFYNTILSGTNNLNWYVKNVGGFMNSNSFSDVIIMASGKEIPAHKLILAANSPYFLELLSNDNEEQGKEEGHTETVNGTSGEASVAEKREPKKAVIELNEWSFDSVMKLLEFLYTAKVEDLGNSSHYRVCEILGLADACSVVRLKNLCEEILVTKLDIENSCYLLKYSKLYNADYLRQCCFDFISENAADVMLTPGFEDLSSLPSLVLELAKLSINKMS; encoded by the exons ATGTCAGGATTTTCAGCTTTATCGCACGTTGACCTCACTACAATCCCAGGTGCCCCCTCACCCCGTGCAGCCCACACTTGCGACGTCGTACAAAATTTCTTAGTTATTTTCGGCGGCTGGTCAGGAAGAGAAGCGCTCGGAGATGCGTACGCCTTTCACCTGAAGAAAAAGAGATGGTATTTACTCAACTTGAGGTTAGTAGAGTCTTCGGGAAGGCGTGTAAGACAATCGAACTTTGTTATGGATAGAAATAACCACGCATCCGCAGTCTACAACAATGAACTTTTCGTATACGCAGGCCACGATGGCTCGAAGTGGCTCGGAGATATGTTCGCCATAGATGTAGGAGGCCTGGAAGAAAGTGTGTCTGGACTTAAGTTCGGCCAGTCAGTAGACGTCCACGTAAGAATAGTTGACGGAACGGGAAAGGTTCCAACAAGGCGTGCTTGCCATTCAATGACTCTGGTAGGTCAACTGTTTTATACCTTTGGAGGCTACGACGGTAATCAGTGTTTTAACGACTTGGATGTGTTTGATCCAACCCTGAATTCATGGTCTCGCCTTGGTAAACCTCATGGAAAGAAACCAGCTGCTCGAAATGCACACACAATGGTGACAGATGGGAGAAACCTATACCTCCTTGGAGGACATAGCGGGTCAGTTCACTTTGACGATGTTCACATGTATTCAATCAATTCACACACATGGACCTGTTTGAACTGCGAAGGAAGGGTTCCGCCAGGTGTTAGGGGTCATTCCTCAGCATTTCACAAGGGCGAGATTTATCTATTCGGTGGATATAACGGCGACGTGCCATTCAACACACTATATGTTTTCAACTTGAGGAGCTCAACCTGGTCAATTCAGGACGTTTCCTACGACGAAGACATTGAAAGAAGACAAAGATGTACCATGGTAACACTACCTGACGGGCTGTATATCTTCGGAGGTTTTAACGGGACTAACTGGCTAAACGATCTTCATTCTATCAAGTTTTACAACACTATCCTAA gtggaactaataatttgaattgGTATGTTAAGAACGTGGGAGGATTTATGAATTCAAATTCATTTTCGGACGTTATTATCATGGCATCAGGGAAGGAGATACCAGCACACAAGTTAATATTAGCAGCTAATTCACCATACTTCCTGGAACTGTTGTCTAACGATAATGAGGAACAGGGAAAGGAAGAAGGACATACAGAAACTGTTAATGGAACGAGTGGAGAGGCATCAGTAGCAGAAAAAAGAGAACCCAAGAAAGCAGTTATTGAATTGAATGAATGGAGTTTTGACTCAGTAATGAAGCTTCTGGAGTTTCTGTACACAGCGAAGGTGGAAGATTTGGGTAATAGCAGCCACTACAGAGTGTGCGAGATCCTTGGACTAGCGGACGCATGCTCAGTGGTGAGACTCAAGAACCTCTGCGAGGAGATTCTGGTCACAAAACTCGATATCGAAAACTCATGTTACCTGTTAAAGTACTCTAAGCTGTACAACGCAGACTATCTAAGGCAGTGCTGCTTCGATTTCATATCAGAAAACGCAGCAGACGTCATGCTAACACCAGGATTCGAAGACCTCTCGTCCCTACCCTCACTGGTGCTTGAGCTGGCTAAGTTGTCAATTAACAAAATGTCATAA